The following proteins are encoded in a genomic region of Roseinatronobacter sp. S2:
- the gloB gene encoding hydroxyacylglutathione hydrolase codes for MPFVLHAVPCLADNYAYLMHDPASGATAVIDVPEAAPVRQALAAQGWTLSDILITHHHDDHIGGVQDLRAATGARVWGAVADAHRLPPLDHALRDGDSVAIGGETGTVLDVSGHTLGHIAFYFADSKLAFTADSLMALGCGRLFEGTPAQMWDSLSKLMNLPEDTVICSGHDYMKGNAAFALSVDGENPDLQARIARSSLDRDKGLPMAIATLALELATNPFLRAVDPRMKTALGMAQASDVETFAHLRALKDRF; via the coding sequence ATGCCCTTTGTGTTGCACGCGGTGCCCTGTCTGGCGGACAATTATGCCTATTTGATGCACGACCCCGCATCTGGCGCAACCGCAGTCATTGATGTGCCTGAAGCCGCACCCGTCCGGCAGGCCCTTGCTGCGCAGGGCTGGACGTTAAGCGACATTCTGATCACGCACCATCATGATGACCATATCGGCGGTGTGCAGGACTTGCGCGCAGCCACCGGCGCGCGTGTCTGGGGGGCGGTTGCAGATGCGCATCGCCTGCCGCCACTGGACCACGCCCTTCGCGACGGGGACAGCGTAGCCATTGGCGGCGAAACCGGCACGGTGCTGGATGTGTCGGGCCATACCTTGGGGCATATCGCGTTTTACTTTGCCGACAGCAAACTGGCCTTCACGGCGGACAGCCTGATGGCCCTTGGCTGTGGGCGTCTGTTCGAAGGCACGCCTGCGCAGATGTGGGACAGCCTGTCGAAACTGATGAATTTGCCTGAAGACACTGTCATTTGTTCGGGGCACGACTATATGAAAGGGAACGCAGCGTTTGCATTAAGTGTGGATGGCGAAAATCCCGACTTGCAAGCGCGCATAGCCCGGTCCAGTCTGGACAGGGACAAGGGCCTGCCTATGGCGATTGCGACCCTTGCGCTGGAACTGGCGACCAACCCTTTCTTGCGGGCCGTTGACCCCCGCATGAAAACGGCACTTGGGATGGCGCAGGCCAGCGATGTGGAAACATTCGCGCATCTTCGGGCGCTGAAGGACAGGTTTTGA
- a CDS encoding F0F1 ATP synthase subunit delta, whose product MSEPASISSGIAARYATAIFELARESKTLKTLEADVDALDGALTESADLRNLITSPVYSRDQVATAITAIAKKMKLSQSVAGALGLMAQKRRLFTLPQVLTALRMRIANEKGEVTAEVTTAQTLSKSQETDLVKTLKARIGKDIKLKLAVDESLIGGLVIKVGSQMIDTSIRAQLAALKNSMKEVG is encoded by the coding sequence GTGTCCGAACCAGCTTCGATCTCCTCCGGCATTGCTGCGCGCTATGCCACTGCAATTTTTGAGTTGGCGAGAGAGTCAAAAACACTCAAAACCCTTGAAGCCGATGTCGACGCGCTGGATGGCGCGCTGACCGAAAGTGCTGATCTGCGCAATCTTATTACCTCGCCCGTTTACTCGCGCGATCAGGTTGCCACTGCGATCACTGCAATCGCCAAGAAAATGAAACTGTCGCAGTCGGTTGCTGGCGCGCTAGGGCTGATGGCCCAGAAACGCCGCCTGTTTACCCTGCCGCAGGTTCTGACAGCACTGCGCATGCGCATCGCCAATGAAAAAGGCGAAGTCACCGCCGAGGTGACAACCGCGCAGACCCTGTCAAAGTCGCAGGAAACAGACCTTGTGAAAACGCTGAAAGCGCGTATTGGCAAGGATATCAAACTGAAACTGGCCGTCGATGAATCGCTTATCGGTGGTCTTGTCATCAAGGTGGGCTCGCAAATGATCGACACGTCGATCCGCGCGCAGCTCGCGGCCCTCAAGAACAGTATGAAAGAGGTCGGATAA
- the atpA gene encoding F0F1 ATP synthase subunit alpha: MGIQAAEISAILKEQIKNFGQDVEVAEIGRVLSVGDGIARVHGLDNVQAGEMVEFPGGVRGMALNLEADNVGIVIFGDDRGIKEGDTVKRTKSIVDVPVGDALLGRVVDGLGNPIDGKGPIATTKRSVADVKAPGIIPRKSVHEPMATGLKSVDAMIPIGRGQRELIIGDRQTGKTAVALDTILNQKSYNEAAGDDEYKKLYCVYVAIGQKRSTVAQLVKKLEETGAIEYSIVVAATASDPAPMQFLAPYAATAMAEHFRDNGRHALIIYDDLSKQAVAYRQMSLLLRRPPGREAYPGDVFYLHSRLLERSAKLNEDHGAGSLTALPIIETQGGDVSAFIPTNVISITDGQIFLETELFYQGIRPAVNTGLSVSRVGSSAQTDAMKSVAGPVKLELAQYREMAAFAQFGSDLDASTQRLLNRGARLTELMKQGQYSPMTNAEIVCVIFAGTQGYLDKVAVKDVGRFEKGLLAHLRGSHKALLDDITVNDRKVKGELEEKIRAALDEFAKDFA, translated from the coding sequence ATGGGTATCCAAGCAGCTGAGATCTCTGCGATCCTGAAAGAGCAGATCAAGAACTTCGGTCAGGATGTCGAAGTCGCAGAAATTGGCCGTGTGCTGTCCGTTGGGGACGGTATTGCGCGTGTCCACGGGCTGGACAATGTTCAGGCCGGCGAGATGGTCGAATTTCCGGGCGGTGTGCGCGGCATGGCATTGAACCTCGAAGCTGACAATGTCGGCATCGTGATCTTCGGTGACGACCGCGGCATCAAGGAAGGCGACACCGTCAAGCGCACCAAGTCCATCGTGGACGTGCCGGTGGGCGATGCGCTTCTGGGCCGTGTTGTTGACGGTCTTGGCAACCCTATTGACGGCAAGGGCCCGATTGCGACAACCAAGCGCAGCGTGGCCGACGTAAAGGCACCGGGCATCATTCCGCGGAAATCGGTTCATGAACCGATGGCAACCGGCCTGAAATCCGTTGACGCGATGATCCCGATTGGCCGTGGCCAGCGCGAACTGATCATTGGTGACCGCCAGACCGGCAAAACCGCCGTGGCACTCGACACCATTCTGAACCAGAAAAGCTATAACGAAGCCGCTGGCGATGACGAGTATAAGAAACTGTATTGCGTCTATGTTGCCATTGGTCAAAAACGCTCCACCGTTGCGCAGCTGGTGAAGAAGCTGGAAGAAACCGGTGCGATCGAATATTCGATCGTCGTGGCCGCAACCGCATCCGACCCCGCGCCCATGCAGTTCCTGGCCCCCTATGCCGCCACCGCAATGGCCGAACATTTCCGCGACAATGGCCGCCACGCGCTGATCATCTATGATGACCTGTCCAAGCAGGCTGTTGCCTACCGCCAGATGTCGCTGCTGCTGCGCCGCCCACCGGGCCGCGAAGCATACCCCGGTGACGTGTTCTACCTTCACTCCCGCTTGCTGGAACGCTCGGCCAAGCTGAACGAAGATCACGGTGCAGGGTCGCTGACCGCGCTGCCGATCATTGAAACCCAAGGCGGTGACGTGTCGGCCTTTATTCCGACCAACGTGATTTCGATCACCGATGGCCAGATCTTCCTTGAAACCGAACTGTTCTACCAAGGCATCCGCCCTGCTGTGAACACCGGTCTGTCCGTGTCGCGCGTGGGGTCATCCGCGCAGACCGATGCAATGAAATCCGTTGCCGGTCCGGTGAAACTGGAACTGGCGCAATACCGCGAAATGGCGGCGTTTGCGCAGTTCGGGTCCGACCTTGATGCATCGACCCAGCGCCTGCTGAACCGTGGTGCGCGCCTGACCGAGCTGATGAAGCAAGGCCAGTATTCCCCCATGACCAACGCCGAGATTGTCTGCGTGATCTTTGCAGGCACCCAAGGCTATCTGGACAAGGTCGCAGTCAAGGACGTGGGCCGCTTTGAAAAAGGTCTGCTTGCCCATCTGCGCGGCAGCCACAAGGCGCTTCTGGATGACATCACCGTCAATGACCGCAAGGTCAAAGGTGAACTGGAAGAGAAAATTCGCGCCGCATTGGATGAATTCGCGAAAGACTTCGCCTAA
- a CDS encoding F0F1 ATP synthase subunit gamma yields MANLKDLKNRISSVKSTRKITKAMQMVAAAKLRRAQDAAEAARPYADRMADVVNGLAASVAGSETAPKLLAGSGSDQTHLLVVMTAERGLCGGFNSSIVKAARVRAAKLLDEGKTVKILTVGKKGREQLRRDLSAHLVGHVDLSEVKRVGYENAADISKQVFGMFDAGEFDVATIFYNRFESVISQIPTPQQIIPAEVPEAETPKSETLYDYEPSEEAILEDLLPRSVTTQIFTALLENAASEQGARMSAMDNATRNAGDMIDRLTIQYNRSRQAAITKELIEIISGAEAL; encoded by the coding sequence ATGGCAAACCTCAAGGACCTCAAGAACCGGATCTCCAGCGTCAAATCGACGCGGAAGATCACGAAGGCCATGCAAATGGTCGCGGCCGCCAAACTGCGCCGCGCCCAGGACGCCGCCGAAGCGGCGCGACCCTATGCGGATCGCATGGCAGATGTGGTCAATGGCCTCGCGGCGTCTGTCGCGGGGTCGGAAACGGCACCAAAGCTGTTGGCAGGAAGCGGGTCCGACCAGACACACCTGCTGGTTGTGATGACAGCCGAACGCGGGCTTTGCGGGGGCTTCAACTCGTCCATCGTCAAGGCGGCGCGCGTGCGCGCGGCCAAATTGCTGGACGAAGGCAAGACCGTCAAGATCCTGACAGTTGGCAAAAAAGGGCGCGAGCAGTTGCGGCGCGACCTGTCTGCCCATCTGGTGGGGCATGTCGATCTAAGCGAGGTCAAGCGCGTCGGGTATGAAAATGCCGCGGATATTTCGAAGCAGGTCTTCGGGATGTTCGACGCCGGTGAATTCGACGTTGCGACCATCTTCTACAACCGCTTTGAATCGGTGATCAGCCAGATTCCGACACCGCAGCAGATCATTCCTGCCGAAGTGCCAGAAGCCGAGACGCCCAAATCCGAGACGCTTTATGACTACGAGCCATCGGAAGAGGCCATTCTGGAAGACCTGCTGCCACGGTCTGTGACCACGCAGATCTTCACCGCGCTTCTGGAAAATGCGGCTTCTGAACAAGGCGCACGGATGTCTGCGATGGACAATGCCACCCGCAATGCGGGCGATATGATCGACCGGCTGACCATCCAGTATAACCGCTCGCGTCAGGCCGCGATCACCAAAGAGCTTATCGAGATCATTTCGGGCGCGGAAGCGCTCTGA
- the atpD gene encoding F0F1 ATP synthase subunit beta: MASNGKITQVIGAVVDVQFDGDLPPILNALETDNNGKRLVLEVAQHLGESTVRTIAMDATEGLVRGQAVKDSGEPIMVPVGDATLGRILNVVGEPVDEGAPVEATERRAIHQPSPGFDAQSTESEILVTGIKVIDLLAPYSKGGKIGLFGGAGVGKTVLIMELINNIAKVHSGYSVFAGVGERTREGNDLYHEMMESGVINIDNLSESKVALVYGQMNEPPGARMRVALTGLTLAEQFRDSSGTDVLFFVDNIFRFTQAGSEVSALLGRIPSAVGYQPTLATDMGAMQERITSTKAGSITSIQAVYVPADDLTDPAPATTFAHLDATTNLSRAISELGIYPAVDPLDSTSRLMDPIYIGEEHYQVARDVQGILQRYKSLQDIIAILGMDELSEEDKMTVARARKIQRFLSQPFDVAKVFTGSDGIQVPLEKTIASFKAVVAGEYDHLPEAAFYMVGDIDDVIAKAEKLAAAA; this comes from the coding sequence ATGGCTTCAAATGGCAAAATCACACAGGTGATCGGCGCCGTCGTGGATGTGCAGTTCGACGGCGATCTGCCCCCCATCCTGAACGCGCTGGAAACCGACAATAACGGCAAGCGGCTGGTGCTGGAAGTGGCCCAGCACCTTGGCGAAAGCACTGTGCGCACCATCGCCATGGACGCGACCGAAGGTCTGGTCCGTGGTCAGGCAGTCAAGGATTCCGGTGAACCGATCATGGTTCCCGTGGGCGACGCGACACTGGGCCGCATTCTGAACGTGGTGGGTGAACCCGTGGACGAAGGCGCACCGGTTGAAGCGACCGAACGCCGCGCGATCCACCAGCCCTCGCCCGGTTTTGACGCACAGTCGACGGAATCGGAAATCCTTGTAACCGGCATCAAGGTCATCGACCTGTTGGCCCCCTATTCCAAGGGCGGCAAGATCGGCCTGTTCGGCGGTGCCGGTGTGGGCAAAACCGTTCTGATCATGGAACTGATCAACAACATCGCGAAAGTGCACTCGGGCTACTCGGTGTTTGCCGGTGTGGGCGAACGGACACGCGAAGGCAACGACCTGTATCACGAAATGATGGAGTCGGGCGTTATCAACATCGACAACCTGTCGGAATCCAAAGTGGCGCTGGTATACGGCCAGATGAACGAACCCCCCGGTGCACGGATGCGTGTGGCGCTGACCGGCCTGACACTGGCCGAACAGTTCCGCGATTCCTCGGGAACCGATGTTCTGTTCTTCGTGGACAACATCTTCCGCTTCACGCAGGCCGGTTCGGAAGTGTCGGCACTGCTGGGGCGTATTCCGTCGGCTGTGGGCTATCAGCCAACACTGGCCACCGACATGGGCGCGATGCAGGAACGCATCACCTCGACCAAGGCAGGATCGATCACCTCGATTCAGGCCGTCTACGTTCCCGCAGATGACCTGACCGACCCGGCCCCGGCGACAACATTCGCCCACCTTGACGCCACCACCAACCTGTCGCGCGCGATTTCGGAACTGGGCATCTACCCCGCTGTGGACCCGCTCGATTCCACCTCGCGCCTGATGGACCCGATCTATATCGGGGAAGAGCATTATCAGGTTGCCCGCGACGTGCAGGGTATTTTGCAGCGCTACAAATCGCTTCAGGACATCATTGCCATCCTTGGCATGGACGAATTGTCCGAAGAGGATAAAATGACTGTTGCACGCGCACGCAAAATCCAGCGCTTCCTGTCGCAGCCTTTCGACGTGGCAAAAGTGTTCACCGGCTCGGACGGTATTCAGGTTCCGCTGGAAAAAACCATCGCATCGTTCAAGGCGGTTGTTGCAGGTGAATATGACCACCTGCCCGAAGCCGCGTTCTACATGGTAGGCGATATCGACGACGTGATCGCAAAAGCCGAGAAGCTGGCCGCTGCGGCCTAA
- a CDS encoding F0F1 ATP synthase subunit epsilon has product MADMMQFDLVSPERKLASVQARAVQIPAASGDLTAMPDHAPLITTLRPGVLVVDGADGETRFAVTGGFAEITPTATSVLAERAYPMGPEGRDALQALLDETRAKAASAEGNDRDALNKTADDLAQTISTMA; this is encoded by the coding sequence ATGGCTGACATGATGCAATTCGACCTGGTCTCGCCCGAACGGAAGCTTGCATCCGTTCAGGCCCGCGCGGTGCAGATTCCTGCGGCGTCGGGTGACCTGACGGCCATGCCTGATCACGCACCCCTTATCACCACCCTGCGCCCCGGCGTGTTGGTGGTGGACGGGGCAGACGGGGAAACCCGTTTTGCCGTGACGGGGGGATTTGCAGAAATCACCCCGACTGCGACATCGGTTCTGGCCGAACGCGCCTATCCAATGGGGCCCGAAGGCCGCGATGCCTTGCAGGCGTTGCTGGACGAAACCCGCGCCAAGGCGGCATCTGCCGAAGGTAACGACCGCGACGCGCTGAACAAAACAGCCGATGATCTGGCCCAGACCATTTCTACAATGGCCTAA
- a CDS encoding DUF3772 domain-containing protein, which produces MRIILLALFCAMAIATPPNVVLAQTTEQSSSTAPDYDAWRSVATQAEGVIDAGIATDDTLNELRQELVEFRSRFLAAQDANQSRIASLREQISALGPVPEDGATEAPEIADRRAELSEQLTALQSPGIAAQEAFRRADGLIRQIDVMLRERQAEALLELWPSPLNPVNWVSAADAVWGRSFTFYTQVVGALDDPAALREFRSNLPIVLLLFGFAGFVLLRGRRWIERAVARLLQEGGARKSKRVFAEVASLAQIIVPVTAVVAMAVALDLTGLIGDIGSDITTALIGFGIVYFSARWAGGEIFPVVDTPQMPLKLPEARRREGRFMSHLMGLICGASLVILAFINPDVQTDAANSVILFPILVLAGIVLARFGSLLVLHAKLCTEQGDDRRFFDRMMNILGRGAIVIGAGAPVFAAIGYVQAAEAILFPAVISLWLVALLIFISQMVSDVYDMVAGRKHDDPDALIPALISFGLVLVSLPVFALVWGVRMTELLEVWQVLREGFRIGETRVSPTNILSFIVIFSIGYMLTRMMQGALGSTVLPKTKIDKGGQKAVISGTGYIGIFISGLVAISTAGIDLSGLALVAGALSVGIGFGLQNIVSNFISGLILLIERPVAEGDWIEVGTTMGTVRSISVRSTVIETFDRTDVIVPNADLISGTVTNWTRFSQTGRVIIPVGVAYGSDTRKVERILKEIGDAQPLALLDPAPAVHFTNFGADALEFELRIIISDVGFGLSVRTEVRHQIAERFQQEGIEIPFAQRDIWLRNPEVLRGDTPAPAAPDPDPEPAQPKAMQYDEISDTDAGGDVDPDGPDGR; this is translated from the coding sequence ATGCGGATCATCCTTCTGGCGCTGTTCTGCGCCATGGCCATAGCCACACCACCGAATGTGGTGCTGGCCCAGACGACTGAACAATCATCCAGCACAGCGCCTGATTATGATGCGTGGCGCAGCGTTGCCACCCAGGCAGAGGGTGTCATCGACGCAGGCATTGCAACGGATGATACCCTGAACGAATTGCGTCAGGAACTGGTAGAGTTCCGGTCGCGTTTTCTGGCCGCGCAGGATGCCAACCAATCCCGCATTGCCAGTTTGCGCGAACAGATTTCGGCCCTTGGCCCCGTGCCCGAAGATGGCGCGACCGAAGCCCCCGAAATTGCTGATCGCCGCGCGGAATTAAGCGAGCAACTGACCGCGCTGCAATCGCCCGGAATTGCTGCACAAGAAGCGTTCCGGCGCGCGGACGGGTTGATCCGCCAGATTGATGTGATGTTGCGCGAACGGCAGGCAGAGGCATTGTTGGAACTGTGGCCCTCGCCGTTGAACCCCGTAAACTGGGTTTCCGCGGCCGATGCGGTCTGGGGGCGCAGCTTTACCTTCTACACCCAAGTGGTCGGCGCGCTGGACGACCCCGCAGCGCTGCGTGAATTCAGGTCCAATCTTCCGATTGTGCTGCTGCTTTTCGGGTTTGCCGGTTTTGTGCTTTTGCGGGGGCGGCGCTGGATTGAACGCGCGGTTGCGCGGCTGCTACAGGAAGGGGGGGCGCGCAAAAGCAAACGGGTCTTTGCCGAAGTCGCATCGCTGGCGCAGATCATCGTTCCTGTTACGGCTGTGGTTGCGATGGCTGTTGCGCTGGATCTGACCGGTCTGATCGGGGATATTGGCAGTGACATCACCACGGCCCTGATCGGTTTCGGCATCGTTTATTTTTCGGCGCGTTGGGCCGGAGGAGAGATTTTTCCGGTTGTCGACACCCCGCAAATGCCGCTGAAACTGCCCGAAGCACGGCGGCGTGAAGGGCGCTTCATGTCCCATCTTATGGGGCTGATCTGTGGGGCATCGCTGGTCATTCTTGCGTTCATAAACCCCGATGTGCAGACCGATGCTGCCAATTCCGTGATCCTGTTTCCGATCCTTGTTCTGGCGGGGATTGTGCTGGCACGGTTCGGGTCACTGTTGGTGCTGCATGCGAAACTATGCACCGAGCAGGGGGACGATCGGCGCTTTTTCGACCGCATGATGAACATCCTTGGGCGCGGGGCGATTGTCATAGGCGCAGGTGCCCCCGTTTTCGCCGCAATCGGCTATGTGCAGGCCGCCGAGGCGATCTTGTTTCCGGCAGTCATCTCGCTGTGGCTTGTGGCCCTGCTGATCTTCATCTCGCAGATGGTATCTGATGTGTATGACATGGTTGCGGGGCGCAAGCACGATGATCCCGATGCCCTGATCCCTGCACTGATCAGCTTTGGACTGGTTCTGGTGTCACTGCCGGTCTTTGCGCTGGTCTGGGGCGTGCGGATGACCGAATTGCTGGAGGTGTGGCAGGTTCTGCGCGAAGGGTTCCGTATTGGAGAGACGCGGGTTTCCCCGACAAATATCCTGAGCTTCATCGTCATCTTCTCGATCGGGTATATGCTGACGCGGATGATGCAGGGCGCGCTTGGGTCTACGGTGCTGCCAAAGACCAAGATCGACAAGGGCGGCCAGAAGGCCGTGATTTCGGGCACCGGTTATATTGGTATCTTCATCTCGGGGCTGGTGGCCATTTCGACGGCAGGGATAGACCTGTCGGGCCTTGCGCTTGTCGCGGGGGCGCTGTCGGTCGGTATCGGTTTTGGTCTGCAAAATATTGTGTCGAACTTCATTTCAGGGCTGATCCTGCTGATCGAACGGCCTGTGGCCGAAGGGGACTGGATTGAGGTTGGCACCACGATGGGCACGGTTAGGTCAATCTCTGTCCGCTCTACGGTGATTGAAACTTTTGACCGAACAGATGTGATTGTCCCGAATGCCGATCTGATTTCGGGAACTGTCACGAACTGGACGCGGTTCAGCCAGACAGGGCGCGTGATCATTCCGGTGGGTGTGGCCTATGGGTCGGACACCCGCAAGGTGGAACGCATCCTGAAGGAAATTGGTGACGCCCAGCCGCTTGCGCTGCTGGACCCCGCGCCTGCGGTGCATTTTACGAATTTCGGTGCGGATGCGCTGGAATTCGAATTGCGCATTATCATCAGCGATGTGGGCTTTGGCTTGTCGGTGCGCACCGAAGTGCGCCACCAGATCGCCGAGCGGTTCCAGCAGGAAGGGATCGAGATTCCCTTCGCGCAGCGCGATATCTGGCTGCGTAACCCCGAAGTCCTGCGCGGCGATACGCCCGCACCCGCCGCACCAGACCCGGACCCCGAACCGGCACAGCCCAAAGCCATGCAATATGACGAGATTTCAGATACAGATGCGGGCGGTGACGTGGACCCTGACGGGCCGGACGGGCGCTGA
- a CDS encoding cysteine synthase A: protein MNRYANLAEAIGNTPLIRLNKASDATGCEILGKAEFLNPGQSVKDRAALYIIRDAIARGALKPGGTIVEGTAGNTGIGLALVGASMGFRTVIVIPETQSQEKKDMLRLAGAELVEVPAAPYRNPNNYVRYSGRLAEALAKSEPNGAIWANQFDNIANRQAHVETTGPEIWDQTDGRVNGFICAVGSGGTLAGVAQALQPKGVKMGLADPMGAALYSFYTSGEFKSEGGSITEGIGQGRVTANLDGFTPDFCGQIPDEEALPYVFDLLAEEGLCLGGSSGVNVAGAVRMAREMGPGHVIVTILCDYGTRYQSKLFNPEFLRAKGLPVPNWLEGGHRTLPTVFEA, encoded by the coding sequence ATGAACCGCTACGCAAACCTCGCAGAGGCCATTGGAAATACCCCCTTGATCCGGCTGAACAAGGCAAGCGATGCGACAGGGTGTGAAATCCTTGGCAAGGCCGAATTTCTAAATCCCGGTCAGTCAGTCAAGGATCGCGCGGCGCTATATATTATCCGCGATGCGATTGCGCGCGGCGCCCTGAAACCGGGCGGCACGATTGTGGAAGGGACCGCCGGAAATACCGGCATCGGGTTGGCACTGGTGGGCGCGTCCATGGGGTTCCGCACGGTCATTGTGATCCCCGAAACCCAAAGTCAGGAAAAGAAGGATATGTTGCGTCTGGCCGGTGCCGAACTGGTTGAAGTGCCCGCAGCCCCTTACCGCAACCCCAACAATTATGTGCGCTATTCCGGCCGTCTGGCGGAAGCGCTGGCCAAAAGCGAACCAAACGGCGCGATCTGGGCAAACCAGTTCGACAATATCGCAAACCGTCAGGCGCATGTGGAAACCACCGGCCCCGAAATCTGGGACCAGACAGATGGCCGCGTCAACGGGTTCATCTGCGCCGTCGGGTCGGGGGGCACATTGGCCGGTGTGGCGCAGGCGTTGCAGCCCAAAGGTGTGAAGATGGGGCTGGCAGACCCGATGGGGGCGGCGCTCTATAGTTTCTATACCAGCGGCGAATTCAAATCCGAAGGCGGGTCCATCACCGAAGGAATCGGGCAGGGGCGGGTGACGGCCAATCTGGACGGGTTCACCCCGGATTTCTGCGGCCAGATCCCGGATGAAGAAGCGCTGCCCTATGTGTTCGATCTGTTGGCCGAAGAAGGGCTGTGCCTTGGCGGGTCGTCGGGGGTGAATGTGGCAGGCGCTGTGCGTATGGCGCGCGAGATGGGGCCGGGGCATGTGATTGTGACAATCCTGTGTGACTATGGCACACGCTATCAGTCCAAACTGTTCAACCCTGAATTTTTGCGCGCCAAGGGGCTGCCGGTGCCGAACTGGCTGGAGGGGGGGCACCGCACGCTTCCCACTGTGTTTGAAGCCTGA
- a CDS encoding Hint domain-containing protein — protein MPVTINDLIRLGGAGVDAESFGTVFNFDPDLSESDLLEVLDGVEFERDDSVTDQSIPLGSTTIIDGVEYELTDVYNFWGGYTKIDPDTGESFTQFGQTISLTLTAEDGSQISFISPSDVFNTDDPWRPGEIQSVEVASTPTVEGAINEAGNGENKLSGDDDVTVPCFVAGTLIDTAEGRKPVEQIKVGDLVMTRDNGYLPVVWSGSRDLTAQDLSEKPDYNAVIIRAGALGDGMPQRDLRVSPWHRVLISGQRSELLFGEHEVLVPALHLVGQPGIERDTAPVTYVHVMFNSHQIIRGEGAWSESFQPGQKTLGGMDDMQRAELLSLFPELASISGQDAYAAARLTLKESEVRALLAA, from the coding sequence ATGCCGGTGACAATCAATGACCTGATCAGGCTGGGTGGGGCTGGCGTAGATGCTGAAAGCTTCGGAACAGTATTCAATTTTGATCCCGACCTGTCGGAGTCCGACCTGCTTGAAGTTCTGGACGGGGTGGAATTTGAACGCGACGACAGCGTAACTGACCAATCTATTCCCCTAGGGTCCACCACCATCATTGACGGTGTGGAATATGAACTTACAGACGTTTATAACTTCTGGGGTGGATATACAAAAATTGATCCCGACACCGGCGAGAGCTTCACCCAGTTTGGCCAGACAATCAGCCTTACGCTGACGGCAGAAGATGGGTCGCAAATTTCCTTCATATCGCCCAGCGATGTCTTTAACACCGATGACCCATGGCGGCCGGGCGAGATTCAATCTGTTGAAGTTGCGTCAACCCCGACGGTTGAAGGTGCCATCAACGAGGCTGGCAACGGCGAAAACAAGCTTAGCGGTGATGATGATGTCACCGTTCCGTGTTTCGTGGCTGGCACATTGATTGACACGGCAGAGGGGCGCAAACCGGTCGAACAGATCAAAGTGGGTGATCTGGTCATGACCCGCGACAATGGCTATTTGCCTGTCGTCTGGTCCGGTTCGCGGGATCTGACCGCGCAAGATCTGTCCGAAAAGCCTGATTACAACGCAGTCATCATTCGTGCCGGTGCGCTTGGCGACGGTATGCCGCAGCGTGACCTGCGTGTGTCGCCATGGCACCGCGTGCTGATCAGCGGGCAACGCTCAGAATTGCTGTTTGGCGAACACGAAGTTCTGGTGCCCGCGCTTCATCTGGTCGGGCAACCGGGCATTGAACGCGACACGGCGCCTGTGACCTATGTCCATGTCATGTTCAACAGCCACCAGATTATCCGTGGCGAAGGCGCCTGGAGTGAAAGCTTCCAGCCCGGTCAGAAAACTCTTGGTGGCATGGATGATATGCAGCGTGCAGAACTTTTGTCGCTGTTTCCTGAACTTGCCAGCATTTCCGGGCAAGATGCCTATGCGGCGGCACGTCTGACCCTGAAGGAAAGCGAAGTCCGCGCCTTGCTTGCGGCCTGA